From a single Geminocystis sp. M7585_C2015_104 genomic region:
- the tmk gene encoding dTMP kinase, whose translation MISNKKKRGYFIVFEGIDGAGSSTQALMLQEYFSRCQQKSVISPEPTHSKIGKLIREFLSIPPAFASEELFEQQMAYLFSADRHYHLYNTTDGVKKMVEDNIHVIATRYYFSSLAYNASNPQQYEFVSLLNRNFPPPDFLIYLDIPVDVALARIENRHRKEVYENRKKLLLVRENFEKILSNYPYPHLRVDATKSKLEIHQQIVSYLETIAFGKVL comes from the coding sequence ATGATTAGTAATAAGAAAAAACGGGGCTATTTTATAGTGTTTGAGGGGATAGATGGTGCGGGCAGTTCTACCCAGGCATTAATGTTGCAAGAATACTTCAGTCGCTGTCAGCAAAAATCAGTGATAAGCCCCGAGCCCACCCACAGTAAAATAGGAAAACTAATTAGAGAATTCCTCTCAATCCCACCAGCCTTTGCCAGTGAGGAGTTGTTTGAACAACAAATGGCCTATCTTTTCTCCGCCGATAGGCACTATCACCTCTATAATACCACAGATGGTGTCAAAAAAATGGTAGAAGATAATATTCATGTGATCGCTACTCGTTATTATTTTTCCTCCCTTGCCTACAATGCCAGTAACCCTCAACAATACGAGTTTGTCTCTCTTTTAAACAGAAATTTTCCACCACCAGATTTTCTCATCTATTTGGATATTCCCGTGGATGTGGCTTTGGCAAGGATAGAAAACCGCCACAGGAAAGAAGTGTATGAAAACAGGAAAAAACTGCTATTAGTTAGGGAAAACTTTGAGAAAATCCTCAGCAACTATCCTTACCCCCACCTCCGAGTAGATGCCACCAAGAGTAAGCTGGAGATACACCAACAGATAGTTTCTTATCTAGAAACAATTGCTTTTGGTAAAGTATTGTAA
- a CDS encoding TerB family tellurite resistance protein has product MKNNEKTRLLVKILIGVAWIDGVIQPQEREYLKKVVAKHQLGDDGEIKSLLSGIKAINPQQCYQWLDEYLGDNPSQADFQHLLESISAIVYSDDDIHTQEAKLLTHLQEWETNGNNNIPFLQKALNAIRKLYRQAVEGQ; this is encoded by the coding sequence ATGAAAAACAATGAAAAGACAAGGCTACTAGTAAAAATCTTAATAGGTGTTGCCTGGATTGATGGCGTTATCCAACCTCAGGAAAGAGAATACCTGAAAAAAGTGGTGGCAAAACATCAGTTGGGAGATGATGGGGAAATCAAATCATTACTCTCGGGAATAAAGGCTATTAACCCCCAACAGTGTTACCAGTGGTTGGATGAGTATCTTGGAGATAATCCCAGCCAGGCGGATTTTCAACACCTTCTGGAGTCAATTAGTGCCATAGTTTACAGCGATGACGACATCCACACCCAAGAGGCTAAACTTTTAACCCATCTCCAAGAATGGGAGACTAATGGTAATAACAACATTCCTTTTCTCCAAAAGGCACTCAATGCCATACGCAAATTATATCGTCAAGCCGTAGAGGGGCAGTAA
- a CDS encoding DUF3038 domain-containing protein: MTDSHANLVTSQSQFPPAANLAPIPNFSLPPANGMMRVQQHLDLLLLALEALQIGGGEEMLAIARELGLNHIIKNRISLWRLRCSNPWRKCYTREILTLPQLKALILLVVRCAQKFVVPLRQLLIYSQQMEDKGLPPENHFRLWDYFSRFQSYFLRRMNPLRAKVSIYASHPEKLNQLALSLLQELLFYTGARGEERLWIRLFDGEL, encoded by the coding sequence ATGACTGACTCCCACGCCAATCTTGTTACTAGCCAATCCCAATTTCCTCCCGCCGCAAACCTCGCACCAATCCCCAATTTTAGTCTACCCCCCGCCAATGGGATGATGCGAGTACAACAACACCTAGATTTACTCCTGTTGGCACTGGAGGCTTTACAAATAGGTGGAGGAGAGGAAATGTTGGCAATAGCTAGGGAGTTGGGATTGAATCACATTATCAAAAATCGAATTTCCCTCTGGCGTCTTCGTTGCAGTAACCCCTGGCGAAAATGTTATACCAGGGAAATCCTCACCCTCCCTCAACTCAAAGCCCTAATTCTCCTTGTTGTCAGATGCGCCCAAAAATTTGTTGTCCCCCTCCGCCAACTACTTATTTACTCCCAACAGATGGAAGACAAGGGCTTACCCCCCGAAAATCACTTCCGCCTTTGGGATTACTTCTCCCGCTTTCAATCCTACTTCCTCCGCCGCATGAATCCACTACGCGCCAAGGTCTCTATTTATGCCTCCCATCCTGAGAAATTAAATCAACTAGCCCTCTCCCTCCTCCAGGAATTGTTATTCTACACCGGCGCCCGGGGCGAGGAAAGACTTTGGATTCGTCTCTTCGACGGCGAGCTCTAG
- a CDS encoding 16S rRNA (cytosine(967)-C(5))-methyltransferase — MTSNPRQVAFLALQEFYQHHAYGDVALERILQNYPTEAKDRHLASELVYGILRRKRTLDSLINQLGTKKASSQPLPLRIILQIGLYQLRYLEKIPPFAAVDTSVELAKANGLGKLAPVVNAILRNYIRKSSTQEPLVLPTDRIAHLGVKYSFPDWIVSLFQKQFGGSLTEELLQWFNQTPTIDIRVNILLTTREKLQETLQEEGIETETIPYLPQALRIKSPAGNLAETSLFKSGWFTIQDGSAQLVTHFLNPQPGEIVIDACAAPGGKTTHMAELMGDRGKIIAVEYHPQRLAKIQENVQRLGLTSVEIHQGDSRHLNQWEGMADRVLIDVPCSGLGILHRNPDIRWLRKPQQIQHLTELQGQLLENCSKWVKKGGILVYSTCTLNQAENEAIILRFLQSHPQWQWETKNDELCQISWLLSEKKGRTESMVTILPPLHHLDGFFMAKLRKGD, encoded by the coding sequence ATGACTAGTAATCCTCGTCAAGTGGCTTTTCTGGCCCTACAGGAGTTTTACCAACACCATGCCTACGGGGATGTGGCGTTGGAAAGGATTTTGCAAAATTACCCCACTGAGGCTAAAGACAGACATCTGGCATCTGAACTGGTATATGGTATTTTGAGAAGAAAACGCACCCTAGACAGTCTGATCAATCAACTGGGAACAAAAAAGGCATCCTCTCAACCTTTGCCCCTGAGAATTATACTGCAAATAGGTTTATATCAGTTACGTTACCTGGAGAAAATACCCCCTTTTGCCGCCGTCGACACCAGTGTGGAATTGGCTAAGGCAAATGGTTTGGGCAAATTAGCACCAGTGGTCAATGCTATCTTGAGAAACTATATTCGCAAGTCTAGCACACAAGAGCCCTTGGTACTGCCCACGGACAGGATAGCCCATCTGGGAGTAAAATATAGTTTCCCAGACTGGATAGTAAGTCTTTTCCAAAAACAATTTGGTGGCTCACTGACTGAAGAGCTTTTACAATGGTTCAATCAAACCCCTACCATCGATATTAGAGTTAATATCCTTTTGACTACTAGAGAAAAACTACAGGAAACGCTACAGGAGGAGGGGATAGAAACAGAAACAATCCCATATCTACCCCAAGCCTTAAGAATAAAATCCCCAGCAGGTAATCTGGCAGAGACTTCCCTCTTCAAAAGTGGTTGGTTTACTATACAAGACGGAAGTGCACAACTGGTAACACATTTTCTCAATCCTCAACCGGGGGAAATAGTTATTGACGCCTGTGCCGCGCCAGGTGGTAAAACTACTCATATGGCTGAGTTGATGGGGGATAGGGGCAAAATTATAGCTGTGGAATATCACCCCCAACGCCTTGCCAAAATCCAAGAAAATGTCCAACGGTTGGGTTTAACTTCTGTGGAAATCCATCAGGGAGATAGTCGCCATCTTAACCAGTGGGAAGGGATGGCTGATAGGGTGTTAATAGATGTACCTTGTTCAGGATTGGGTATACTACACAGAAACCCGGACATTCGTTGGCTTCGTAAACCCCAACAAATTCAACATTTGACGGAATTACAAGGGCAATTGTTGGAAAATTGCAGTAAATGGGTGAAAAAAGGGGGAATTTTAGTGTACTCAACCTGCACCCTCAATCAGGCAGAAAATGAGGCGATAATCCTTCGCTTTTTGCAGTCTCACCCCCAGTGGCAGTGGGAAACAAAAAATGATGAACTTTGTCAGATTTCTTGGCTACTATCAGAGAAAAAGGGTAGAACCGAGTCTATGGTTACTATACTACCCCCTCTTCACCATCTGGATGGCTTCTTTATGGCAAAATTGAGAAAGGGAGATTAG